A window of the Chloroflexus sp. Y-396-1 genome harbors these coding sequences:
- a CDS encoding ABC transporter ATP-binding protein — MQRSEFSIASAYTYDRRSVARWLLSHVGRYWPFALGFYLCFITAWAAYSGAQAVIGRAADVLSGPPDYAALTALALGVLALMVTDSLSALIGSLSAETVAARVEADIRQEFYESLLAKSKAFHDRQRAGDLMARATDDTNLVANMIVPGTTLISETVLGIVVPLTFIFFTEPRLMIIPLLFVVGYIITARQYLHRLMPVIQRQREQYGLMNAGLEETISGIEVVKASAREALERSKYLRNAQRFRDLFIEQGRIEARYLPLLLFGIALGAQFFHALWLYSIGEIGLGQVVAVIGLMNVLRFPTFISLFAFSVFQAGLAGARRILSVINAETDLDENPNGYSAPLRGEITFEHVSFSFAAHPDEAPHQVLHDISFHIPAGQTVAIVGQTGSGKSALTQLVNRTYDATSGRVLIDGVDVRDWNLDALRSQIGKIEQDIFLFSRTIAENIAFGAPGATQAEIEAAARAAQAHEFISRMPDGYQTVIGERGVTLSGGQRQRIALARAFLAHPRILILDDSTSAIDSATEDEIQRAIRQAQQGRTVLLITHRLAQIRWADQILVLDSGRLVASGKHEELLRTSPHYRRIFARYEHAVPETGVVRATEGAA, encoded by the coding sequence GTGCAGCGTAGCGAATTTTCCATTGCTTCAGCGTATACCTACGACCGACGCAGCGTAGCGCGTTGGCTCCTCTCGCATGTTGGACGTTACTGGCCATTTGCGCTAGGATTTTACCTCTGTTTTATCACAGCATGGGCTGCCTATTCAGGAGCACAGGCGGTCATCGGGCGCGCAGCCGATGTGCTGAGTGGCCCGCCAGACTATGCAGCCTTGACAGCACTGGCGCTTGGAGTTCTGGCGTTGATGGTCACTGATAGCCTCAGTGCATTGATCGGCAGTCTATCGGCAGAAACAGTGGCAGCACGGGTTGAAGCTGATATTCGTCAGGAATTTTATGAAAGTCTGCTCGCGAAGAGTAAGGCGTTTCATGATCGCCAGCGAGCGGGTGATCTCATGGCCCGTGCGACTGATGATACCAATCTGGTAGCGAATATGATCGTACCCGGAACCACATTGATTTCTGAAACAGTGTTGGGGATCGTGGTACCGCTCACGTTTATCTTTTTTACCGAGCCGCGATTGATGATCATCCCGTTGCTCTTCGTCGTCGGGTATATTATCACGGCACGTCAGTATCTGCATCGATTGATGCCGGTTATTCAGCGTCAACGTGAGCAGTATGGTTTGATGAACGCCGGGCTGGAAGAGACCATTAGCGGGATTGAGGTCGTTAAGGCCAGTGCCCGTGAAGCACTCGAACGTTCGAAGTATTTGCGGAACGCACAACGTTTTCGTGATCTGTTCATTGAACAAGGCCGCATCGAAGCTCGCTATTTGCCACTTTTGCTGTTTGGAATCGCTCTAGGCGCCCAATTCTTTCATGCACTCTGGCTCTACAGCATTGGCGAGATTGGTTTAGGGCAGGTCGTTGCCGTTATCGGTTTGATGAATGTATTGCGATTTCCTACATTTATTTCGCTCTTTGCTTTTTCAGTTTTCCAGGCCGGCCTGGCCGGAGCGCGCCGGATTTTATCTGTCATCAATGCTGAAACCGATCTCGATGAGAACCCGAATGGCTATAGTGCGCCGCTACGCGGCGAGATCACGTTTGAGCATGTGAGCTTCAGTTTTGCCGCTCATCCCGATGAAGCTCCCCATCAGGTCTTGCACGACATCTCATTCCACATTCCTGCCGGGCAGACAGTAGCTATTGTTGGACAGACGGGGAGTGGGAAAAGTGCGCTGACTCAGTTGGTGAATCGTACCTACGATGCCACCAGCGGGCGCGTATTGATCGATGGGGTTGATGTCCGGGACTGGAATCTTGATGCGTTACGCTCACAGATCGGCAAGATCGAGCAAGATATTTTTCTCTTCTCACGCACAATTGCCGAAAATATCGCTTTCGGCGCTCCTGGGGCAACGCAAGCAGAGATTGAAGCGGCAGCACGGGCAGCACAGGCACATGAGTTTATCAGTCGCATGCCAGATGGCTATCAGACGGTGATCGGCGAGCGTGGAGTGACACTCTCTGGAGGTCAACGCCAGCGAATTGCACTGGCGCGTGCGTTTCTTGCCCATCCACGTATCCTTATTCTCGATGATAGTACCAGTGCGATCGATAGTGCTACCGAAGACGAAATTCAGCGTGCCATCCGTCAGGCCCAGCAGGGACGTACCGTCCTGTTGATCACCCATCGGTTGGCTCAGATTCGGTGGGCCGATCAGATTCTAGTCCTCGATAGCGGTCGACTGGTAGCGTCAGGGAAACACGAAGAACTCTTACGTACATCACCGCACTATCGTCGCATTTTTGCGCGTTACGAACACGCGGTACCCGAAACCGGGGTTGTGCGGGCAACAGAAGGGGCTGCATAG
- a CDS encoding MalY/PatB family protein translates to MSNFNFDQIIPRRGTGSIKWEQYPADVLPMWVADMDFASPPAVVAALQERAAHAIFGYPSHPHRLAEVICERMARLYQWDIQPEQILFLPGLVSAINVLCRAFGEVGDSVLTLTPAYPPFLSAPRNQQRQIDTCPLALTVSGSTLTYAIDFDAFTDAIHQRTRLLLLSHPHNPVGLEYDPPTLRRLAEICIERNVIICSDEIHCDLLLGDTQHIPLAALDSTIAAHTITLMAPSKTFNLPGLGCSMAIIPNPELRRQVSRAAAGIVPHVNVFGFAGALAAYEHGDEWLTALLRYLTANRDRYVTRITTEMALLRCTVPQATYLGWIDCRDLPLATSPYRFFLDEARVAFSDGAMFGPGGEGFIRINFGCPRSQLDEALNRVHSALQRFMNS, encoded by the coding sequence ATGAGCAACTTTAATTTTGATCAGATTATTCCCCGCCGAGGTACCGGCAGTATCAAATGGGAACAGTATCCGGCCGATGTCTTACCAATGTGGGTAGCTGATATGGATTTTGCTTCACCACCAGCGGTAGTTGCCGCACTCCAGGAACGAGCTGCCCATGCTATTTTCGGCTATCCATCCCATCCTCATCGACTGGCCGAAGTGATTTGTGAGCGTATGGCTCGTCTCTATCAGTGGGATATTCAGCCAGAGCAGATTCTCTTTTTGCCGGGATTGGTTTCGGCGATTAATGTGCTCTGTCGGGCGTTTGGTGAGGTCGGTGATAGTGTCCTTACTCTGACTCCAGCTTACCCGCCTTTCCTTAGTGCGCCGCGTAATCAGCAACGCCAGATCGACACCTGTCCGCTAGCGTTGACCGTTTCCGGGTCCACGCTCACTTACGCTATTGATTTTGATGCCTTCACCGATGCTATCCACCAACGCACTCGACTCTTGCTGCTCAGCCATCCACATAATCCGGTTGGTCTCGAATATGATCCGCCAACCTTACGACGCCTGGCCGAGATTTGCATTGAACGTAATGTCATTATTTGTTCCGACGAGATTCACTGCGACTTATTGCTAGGGGATACGCAACATATCCCCCTGGCCGCGCTCGATTCGACTATTGCAGCGCATACCATTACGCTCATGGCGCCGAGCAAAACCTTCAATCTTCCCGGTCTCGGCTGTAGTATGGCGATCATCCCCAATCCTGAATTACGCCGCCAGGTGAGTCGCGCTGCAGCCGGCATTGTGCCGCACGTGAACGTATTTGGATTCGCCGGTGCACTGGCCGCCTACGAACATGGTGATGAATGGCTGACAGCACTGTTGCGTTATCTTACCGCTAATCGTGATCGCTATGTCACGCGCATCACCACCGAAATGGCGCTGCTCCGCTGTACCGTACCACAAGCGACGTATCTCGGTTGGATTGATTGCCGTGACCTACCGCTCGCAACCAGCCCCTACCGCTTCTTCCTCGATGAAGCACGAGTAGCTTTTTCTGACGGGGCGATGTTTGGCCCCGGTGGTGAAGGCTTTATCCGTATCAACTTTGGTTGCCCCAGATCACAACTCGATGAGGCACTGAATCGCGTTCATTCTGCTCTGCAGCGTTTCATGAACTCGTAG
- a CDS encoding acetyl-CoA carboxylase carboxyltransferase subunit alpha, with product MEETSIPQTLTPWDRVQLARHPQRPHTLDYIAALCEDFIELHGDRRFGDDPAMVGGMATFAGQTVMVIGHQKGNDTRENMRRNFGMPHPEGYRKAQRLMRHAEKFGLPVICFVDTPAADPTKSSEERGQANAIAESIMLMTTLRVPSIAVVIGEGGSGGALAISVADRILMQENSIYSVAPPEAAASILWRDAAKAPEAAKALKLTASDLYELRIIDEVIPEPPGGAHTDRLAAIKTVGERIRFHLADLQQRDIETILRERYQKYRAIGQYQEQQMDFFSRR from the coding sequence ATGGAAGAGACTTCTATTCCACAAACCCTGACACCCTGGGATCGTGTGCAATTAGCGCGACATCCGCAGCGACCGCACACGCTCGATTACATTGCGGCGCTGTGTGAGGATTTTATTGAACTGCACGGTGACCGTCGCTTCGGCGATGATCCGGCTATGGTGGGCGGTATGGCCACCTTTGCCGGTCAGACAGTTATGGTTATTGGGCATCAGAAAGGTAACGATACGCGCGAGAATATGCGCCGTAATTTTGGAATGCCGCATCCTGAAGGGTATCGCAAAGCGCAGCGCCTCATGCGCCATGCTGAAAAGTTCGGCCTGCCGGTGATCTGTTTTGTTGATACACCGGCTGCCGATCCAACCAAGAGTTCGGAGGAGCGCGGACAGGCAAATGCCATTGCGGAAAGCATCATGCTGATGACAACGTTGCGGGTACCCAGTATTGCGGTGGTGATTGGTGAAGGTGGTAGTGGTGGTGCCCTGGCAATCAGTGTTGCCGATCGTATCTTGATGCAAGAAAACTCCATTTATTCGGTAGCGCCGCCAGAGGCGGCAGCGTCGATCTTATGGCGTGATGCAGCGAAAGCCCCAGAAGCAGCGAAGGCGTTGAAACTCACGGCGTCCGATCTCTACGAGCTGCGCATCATCGATGAGGTGATCCCCGAACCACCCGGTGGTGCGCATACTGACCGCCTAGCTGCGATTAAAACTGTCGGTGAACGGATCCGTTTCCATCTAGCCGATTTGCAGCAACGGGATATTGAAACAATCTTGCGCGAACGCTATCAAAAGTATCGCGCAATTGGTCAGTATCAGGAGCAGCAAATGGATTTCTTCAGCCGAAGATAG
- the accD gene encoding acetyl-CoA carboxylase, carboxyltransferase subunit beta: MKEFFRFSRKGFTGREDQESAQIPDDLWVKCSVCRELIYKKQLNDNLKVCPKCGHHMRMSAHEWLGLLDVGSFREMDANLLPTDPLGFVADEESYANKLVKTQQRTGMADAVISGVGAINGIRLCIAVADFSFMGASMGSVYGEKMARAAERAAELGVPLLTINTSGGARQQEGVIGLMQMAKVTMALTRLAAVGQPHIALLVDPCYGGVTASYPSVADIIIAEPGANIGFAGKRLIEQIMRQKLPAGFQTAEFMLEHGMIDMVVPRSEMRDTLAKILRLYHQRSVSTTKADLATRRATLPQPIM, encoded by the coding sequence GTGAAAGAGTTTTTCCGCTTTAGTCGCAAAGGATTCACCGGACGCGAGGATCAAGAGAGCGCTCAAATCCCTGATGATCTGTGGGTAAAGTGCAGTGTATGTCGTGAGCTTATCTACAAAAAACAGCTCAACGACAACCTGAAGGTTTGCCCCAAGTGCGGCCATCACATGCGTATGAGCGCCCACGAGTGGCTCGGTTTGCTCGACGTTGGTTCGTTCCGTGAAATGGATGCCAACCTGCTACCGACCGATCCACTCGGTTTTGTAGCCGACGAGGAGAGTTACGCAAATAAGCTGGTCAAAACCCAGCAACGCACCGGAATGGCTGATGCGGTCATATCAGGCGTTGGTGCAATTAATGGAATCCGACTATGCATCGCCGTTGCTGATTTCTCCTTTATGGGCGCTTCGATGGGTAGTGTCTATGGTGAAAAGATGGCTCGCGCCGCTGAGCGAGCTGCTGAACTAGGTGTACCATTGCTCACCATCAATACCTCAGGCGGGGCTCGTCAACAAGAAGGGGTCATTGGCCTCATGCAGATGGCTAAAGTGACCATGGCCCTGACCCGCCTGGCGGCTGTCGGCCAACCTCATATTGCTTTGCTGGTTGATCCCTGCTACGGTGGCGTTACCGCCTCTTACCCCTCGGTCGCCGACATTATCATTGCTGAACCAGGAGCAAATATTGGTTTTGCAGGTAAGCGCTTGATCGAGCAGATCATGCGTCAGAAGTTGCCGGCCGGTTTCCAGACCGCAGAGTTCATGCTTGAACACGGGATGATCGATATGGTCGTGCCGCGCAGTGAAATGCGCGATACACTGGCCAAGATTCTTCGCCTGTACCATCAGCGTTCGGTATCCACAACGAAAGCCGATCTTGCAACCCGACGAGCAACCTTACCGCAACCAATTATGTAG
- a CDS encoding pyridoxamine 5'-phosphate oxidase family protein → MRYEDRLALRRLIEEQQAAALGTVTPDGVPFVSYVLYAVERRNGHTPGLLLLLSRLATHTNHLLAGSPLSLLITASPQSVTDPQALARVTLQGSAQDIPRHSPDFPTAQLTYLQRLPTQQHLFALPDFTLFRVTLHEARYIGGFGRAFTLDAARLAEALMVTEPA, encoded by the coding sequence ATGCGCTATGAAGACCGATTGGCTTTACGACGTTTAATAGAAGAACAACAGGCTGCGGCACTTGGTACAGTTACTCCTGACGGAGTGCCATTCGTGTCTTATGTGCTGTACGCGGTTGAACGACGGAACGGACACACACCGGGTCTATTGCTTTTGTTGAGTCGATTAGCAACGCACACCAATCATTTGCTGGCCGGTTCACCGCTCTCGCTGTTGATAACTGCATCACCGCAAAGTGTTACCGACCCCCAAGCGTTGGCCCGTGTCACGTTACAAGGTTCTGCTCAAGACATACCACGACATTCGCCCGACTTTCCAACAGCACAATTAACATATTTGCAGCGTTTACCTACACAGCAACACCTGTTTGCCCTGCCGGATTTCACCTTATTCCGCGTCACGCTCCACGAGGCGCGGTATATCGGTGGTTTTGGGCGAGCTTTTACACTCGATGCTGCCAGACTAGCGGAAGCACTCATGGTCACAGAACCGGCATAA
- a CDS encoding DUF3592 domain-containing protein, which translates to MSSRPLSRTGALLIGLTFTVIGLVLLFIGLFWLNATSERLTRMIDGTGTVVEVIRRRVGDDTNYYPRIEFQTQTGETFQFESNTGGSSTSYRVGDQVPILYNPQMPQDATINSWYEIWFPPIVITILSLSGLAPGIFALGLALFDKS; encoded by the coding sequence ATGAGTTCACGACCACTGTCTAGAACAGGTGCTCTTCTCATCGGTCTAACCTTTACAGTCATTGGTCTGGTTTTGTTGTTCATCGGCCTGTTCTGGCTGAACGCGACCAGTGAGCGTCTGACAAGGATGATCGATGGTACAGGTACTGTAGTTGAAGTCATCCGACGTCGTGTTGGTGATGATACAAACTACTATCCACGGATCGAGTTCCAAACGCAAACTGGCGAGACTTTCCAGTTTGAGAGCAATACTGGTGGTAGTTCCACCTCCTACCGAGTAGGTGATCAAGTGCCGATCCTGTATAACCCGCAAATGCCTCAAGACGCTACGATCAATTCCTGGTATGAGATATGGTTCCCACCAATTGTTATTACTATATTGAGCCTTTCCGGTCTTGCGCCGGGTATTTTTGCGTTGGGCTTGGCACTTTTTGATAAATCCTGA
- a CDS encoding histidine kinase N-terminal 7TM domain-containing protein, with protein sequence MLIELLASILFLWISAGLTGSIAYYAFRRTSQPGALALAFLLSAMSAWSVLYAGELFVPGLQGKILAAKLQYLAITPIPPLWLIFSLQYTGRADWLTPARQRWLFIPGIITCLLVFTNEWHRLIWQGTILDPAGHPELYVTGRGIWFWVHTTYAYGLITVGIIRFIWFATQVPRLYRLQALFMVCSTLVPLVGNAVYLFGGLPRSWFDPTPFFFSASGVLLAVGFFRVGLFDVIPIAARLIIANLQDAVIVLDHLYRVIDLNPAARQLFQCGEEVIGHDFRDVLHLPGLTLARDGMAEGQQEIVFQREGVQQIFQLTVSVIHDRKGLSLGYIHVWRNVTHEQMLLAAERQHTERQQYLVQAIGELLVAVDLETFYTTLMKAAQQVLSADRAAVYLYDRETDSLSCPYANGLSGEYIDTINRFFRKVPGARLLQRPQPIVITDAQTDPATAALREAIVGEGFHTYAVFPLIGSHGLFGAFAVYRNVIKPFSEDEVHGGQTLAYMAAAMLENSRLLAATRQYARRMALLNEITRAALEVHDLQQMSRLLANRLGALFEADGAFITLWDDHLQRPAPAAANDELHDYYVQIQAEPGEPTLTEAVLQAGKVLAVEDLSNTPYLSPRIAALLPTRSMLALPLIVERQKLGAALIGFNQPHRFTSEEIALGEQAAAQIALAIVKTRLLVAEREQRQLAEALRQAGLALSETLDLNTVLARLLDELQRVIPYDSANVMMVEHDAQQQPIRAYLTHLRGYEQFGEKVARAAKAVIFEIATTPNLQRMIETRRPLIISDTASYPGWIHIEAAAHVRSWAGAPIIAHGRVIAFFSLDKTERSFYRQEHAEYLAAFASQAALAIENARLYGEAKRRSEEQRMLYAATRDFSAGLDADAILQAVIHHTVEALQAAICVVLRWEPASEQLVVVRACEALTSGSTQLARVYSLRVEPTLHRALTECEPLRLQPHSVADSTFLAQLAPMKLLILPLATGLKSAVYGLVVVGRTANAVDFNDTDVQLGQSLATQAATALENARLYAEVESLAVTDSLTGIANRRALDRALERELVRARHYGYPLALVMADVDSFKQYNDTYGHLAGDQRLRAVALLLTQCVRDIDFVARYGGEEFVIILPDTNRQQALRIAEQIRQRAEAEYPGSLNGCSIPGYTLSMGVAVFPEDAQTPAELLLAADNAELAAKRAGKNRVCSIIS encoded by the coding sequence ATGTTGATCGAATTACTCGCTTCCATTCTGTTTCTCTGGATCAGTGCTGGTCTGACCGGCAGTATTGCCTATTATGCGTTTCGTCGGACGAGTCAGCCCGGCGCACTTGCGCTAGCGTTCTTACTATCGGCAATGAGTGCGTGGTCGGTATTGTATGCCGGCGAACTGTTCGTACCTGGGTTGCAGGGGAAGATACTCGCTGCTAAACTGCAATATCTTGCCATTACGCCGATACCGCCGCTGTGGCTGATCTTTTCTTTGCAATATACCGGTCGTGCTGATTGGTTGACTCCAGCTCGCCAGCGCTGGCTATTCATACCTGGGATCATAACCTGTCTTCTCGTGTTCACCAATGAATGGCATCGTCTGATCTGGCAAGGTACTATACTCGATCCTGCTGGTCATCCTGAATTGTATGTAACCGGAAGGGGCATCTGGTTTTGGGTGCATACCACGTATGCTTACGGACTGATCACTGTCGGTATTATCCGCTTCATCTGGTTTGCCACCCAGGTTCCACGATTGTACCGGTTGCAGGCTCTGTTTATGGTTTGCAGCACACTCGTGCCACTGGTGGGAAATGCCGTCTATCTCTTCGGTGGTCTGCCACGTAGTTGGTTCGATCCTACACCGTTTTTCTTTTCCGCTTCAGGAGTCCTACTGGCGGTTGGCTTTTTTCGAGTTGGGTTATTTGATGTGATTCCCATCGCTGCACGATTGATTATTGCTAACCTGCAAGATGCAGTGATTGTGCTCGATCACCTGTATCGCGTCATTGATCTGAACCCGGCAGCCCGCCAACTCTTTCAATGTGGTGAAGAGGTGATCGGCCATGATTTTCGCGATGTATTGCATCTGCCTGGCCTAACACTTGCCCGTGATGGTATGGCTGAAGGTCAACAGGAAATTGTCTTTCAACGTGAAGGAGTGCAGCAAATTTTCCAGCTAACGGTTTCCGTGATTCACGACCGAAAGGGGCTGTCACTCGGTTATATACACGTCTGGCGCAATGTGACCCACGAACAGATGCTGCTCGCTGCCGAGCGCCAGCATACTGAACGCCAGCAGTACCTTGTGCAGGCAATTGGCGAGCTGTTAGTTGCCGTCGATCTGGAAACCTTTTACACGACGCTTATGAAAGCTGCTCAACAGGTATTGAGCGCTGACCGGGCAGCGGTGTATCTCTATGACCGTGAAACAGATAGTTTGAGTTGTCCTTATGCGAATGGTCTTTCTGGCGAATATATCGACACAATAAACCGTTTCTTTCGCAAGGTTCCTGGCGCACGACTGTTGCAGCGACCCCAGCCAATAGTCATTACCGATGCGCAAACCGATCCGGCAACTGCTGCATTACGCGAGGCCATCGTGGGCGAAGGATTTCACACGTATGCGGTTTTTCCACTGATCGGGTCGCATGGTCTCTTTGGTGCGTTTGCGGTCTACCGTAACGTTATCAAACCCTTTTCGGAGGATGAAGTTCACGGCGGTCAGACCCTGGCGTACATGGCTGCGGCCATGCTAGAGAATAGCCGTCTGCTGGCTGCTACTCGTCAGTATGCCCGTCGGATGGCACTGCTAAACGAGATTACCCGGGCAGCGCTGGAGGTCCATGACCTTCAACAAATGTCTCGGTTGCTCGCCAATCGGCTGGGAGCGTTGTTTGAGGCAGATGGCGCGTTTATCACCCTGTGGGATGACCATCTGCAACGACCGGCACCAGCAGCGGCCAACGATGAGTTACACGATTATTATGTGCAGATTCAGGCTGAACCTGGTGAGCCAACCCTCACAGAGGCCGTCTTGCAGGCTGGCAAGGTTTTAGCCGTGGAAGACCTGTCTAACACGCCATACCTCAGTCCACGGATTGCAGCGTTGTTGCCGACCCGTTCAATGCTAGCGTTACCGTTGATTGTTGAGCGGCAGAAGCTAGGAGCAGCGTTGATTGGGTTTAACCAGCCACATCGTTTTACTTCCGAAGAGATAGCCCTTGGTGAACAGGCCGCGGCCCAGATTGCTCTGGCAATTGTGAAAACCCGACTGCTGGTAGCCGAGCGAGAACAACGGCAATTGGCTGAAGCATTACGCCAGGCAGGACTGGCGCTGAGTGAAACTCTTGACCTTAATACGGTCCTTGCGCGGCTTCTCGATGAATTGCAGCGCGTTATACCGTATGACTCGGCAAATGTCATGATGGTTGAGCATGATGCACAACAACAACCCATCCGTGCTTACCTGACACACCTCCGTGGGTATGAACAATTCGGCGAAAAGGTTGCGCGTGCTGCTAAAGCCGTTATATTCGAGATTGCGACGACACCCAACTTGCAGAGGATGATTGAAACCAGACGGCCACTCATCATTTCGGATACAGCTTCCTATCCCGGTTGGATACACATCGAAGCGGCGGCCCATGTGCGTTCATGGGCAGGTGCACCGATTATTGCTCATGGGCGGGTCATAGCTTTCTTTTCACTTGATAAAACCGAGCGCTCCTTTTATCGTCAAGAGCATGCTGAGTACCTGGCGGCTTTTGCTAGCCAGGCTGCACTAGCTATCGAAAATGCCCGTTTGTACGGTGAAGCGAAACGACGTAGTGAAGAGCAGCGTATGCTGTATGCGGCAACTCGTGATTTTAGTGCTGGTCTGGACGCGGATGCAATTTTACAAGCTGTTATTCATCATACCGTCGAGGCATTACAAGCAGCAATATGTGTTGTCTTACGATGGGAGCCGGCATCCGAACAGTTAGTTGTTGTGCGGGCCTGTGAAGCATTGACCAGCGGTAGTACGCAACTGGCCAGAGTGTACAGTCTACGTGTAGAACCCACGTTGCACCGCGCATTAACGGAATGTGAGCCGCTGCGCCTTCAGCCTCATTCGGTTGCCGATAGTACATTCCTGGCCCAACTTGCGCCCATGAAGCTGCTGATCTTACCGCTGGCAACCGGTTTGAAGAGCGCAGTGTACGGTCTGGTTGTCGTTGGTCGTACCGCTAATGCGGTCGATTTTAACGATACCGATGTTCAGTTAGGACAAAGCCTGGCGACCCAGGCCGCGACTGCACTTGAGAATGCACGGTTGTATGCAGAGGTTGAATCGCTAGCAGTAACGGACAGTCTTACCGGGATCGCAAACCGACGAGCGCTTGACCGCGCTCTCGAACGTGAACTGGTGCGCGCTCGCCATTATGGGTATCCGCTGGCACTGGTTATGGCAGATGTCGACTCGTTCAAGCAGTATAACGACACCTATGGTCATCTGGCCGGTGATCAACGGCTACGTGCAGTTGCCCTTCTGTTAACGCAATGTGTTCGTGACATCGACTTTGTGGCCCGCTATGGTGGCGAGGAGTTTGTGATTATCCTGCCAGATACCAATAGGCAGCAGGCATTACGGATTGCTGAGCAGATTCGCCAGCGTGCCGAAGCTGAGTACCCAGGATCATTGAATGGTTGTTCGATTCCCGGTTATACGCTCAGTATGGGGGTGGCTGTTTTTCCCGAAGATGCGCAAACACCGGCTGAATTGCTGTTAGCCGCCGATAATGCCGAGTTGGCGGCAAAGCGCGCCGGAAAGAATCGGGTCTGTAGTATCATTTCTTAA
- a CDS encoding ANTAR domain-containing response regulator: MTARLLIADDEALIRFHIREVLLALGYLIVGEAADGQQAVAVARQVRPDLVLLDYKMPYLDGLEVATILHQEGLAPVILLTASASRELAERARAAGVFGCLMKPFRDTDLLPLIEITLARWQDYQTRRKEMLTLRERLETRKEIEQAKGILMDAHGLSEAEAFRRIQQLAMRNRKTMREVAQAILLTHQLSRRQTTGQ; encoded by the coding sequence ATGACAGCGCGACTCTTGATAGCAGACGACGAGGCATTGATTCGATTTCACATACGTGAAGTATTACTCGCGCTCGGTTATCTGATCGTCGGCGAAGCGGCTGATGGTCAGCAGGCAGTTGCAGTAGCGCGCCAGGTGCGACCTGATTTGGTGTTGCTCGACTACAAAATGCCCTATCTCGATGGTCTAGAAGTTGCAACGATACTTCACCAGGAGGGCTTAGCACCGGTTATCCTGCTCACGGCTTCAGCATCACGTGAGCTGGCCGAGCGAGCACGAGCCGCAGGGGTGTTTGGCTGTCTCATGAAACCATTTCGCGATACTGACCTCTTGCCGCTGATTGAGATTACGCTTGCACGCTGGCAAGACTATCAAACACGACGGAAAGAGATGCTGACGTTGCGAGAGCGTCTGGAAACGCGCAAAGAGATTGAACAGGCCAAGGGTATCCTAATGGATGCGCATGGCTTGAGTGAAGCAGAGGCATTTCGCCGGATTCAACAACTGGCAATGCGTAACCGTAAGACAATGCGCGAGGTGGCGCAGGCGATACTCCTAACCCATCAGTTGTCACGTAGGCAGACCACCGGGCAATGA